In Gottschalkia purinilytica, a single window of DNA contains:
- the coaE gene encoding dephospho-CoA kinase (Dephospho-CoA kinase (CoaE) performs the final step in coenzyme A biosynthesis.): MIQSKIIGITGGIATGKSTVSNMIKDKGFVVIDADQIARDIVKIGTPAYKEIVLVFREKILNSQKEIDRSRLGHIIFNDDNARNTLNKITHPHIINEIKSLIELYSKTNDVIFLDIPLLIEIRDSILENGIKIDEIWIVYADEDTQLKRLMKRDKLDYNSAVKKMKAQMHIDEKVKYADVIINNNEGIDYLYNNLLKALDRI; this comes from the coding sequence ATGATACAAAGTAAAATCATAGGAATAACTGGAGGAATTGCTACAGGTAAAAGTACAGTTTCTAACATGATAAAAGATAAGGGATTTGTAGTTATAGATGCAGATCAAATAGCTAGAGATATTGTTAAAATTGGGACACCAGCATATAAAGAAATAGTTTTAGTATTTAGAGAAAAAATATTAAACAGTCAAAAGGAAATAGACAGAAGCAGACTAGGACATATAATATTTAATGATGATAATGCCAGAAATACTTTAAATAAAATAACTCATCCCCATATAATAAACGAGATTAAAAGTCTTATAGAGCTATATTCTAAAACAAATGATGTTATATTTTTAGACATCCCTTTATTAATAGAAATACGAGATAGTATTCTAGAAAATGGAATAAAAATTGATGAAATATGGATAGTATATGCAGATGAAGACACTCAGCTAAAAAGATTGATGAAAAGAGATAAACTAGACTATAATAGTGCAGTAAAGAAAATGAAAGCACAAATGCATATTGATGAAAAGGTTAAATATGCTGATGTAATTATAAATAATAATGAAGGTATAGATTATCTGTATAATAATTTATTAAAGGCTTTAGACAGGATTTAA
- the polA gene encoding DNA polymerase I, giving the protein MNNEKLMIIDGNSLLHRAFYALPPLKTQDDIYTNGVYGFLTMLYRVLDEYNPDYISVVFDRKSPTFRHIEFKDYKAGRAKTPSELSMQFPLLKEILDSMNINRIELDGFEADDLAGTLSKIGEENNMEVILISGDKDYLQLASDSTRVLLTRKGISELEIYDEKAVIDRYELTPKQFIDLKGLMGDKSDNIPGVPDVGEKTGTKLLKEYGTMEGIYDNIDNVKGPKLREKLITYRNQAFMSRKLSEIIRNIPIEVKLEEMKRREPDSEKLYELYKKLEFRSLINKINTEHVNMELSEESLEINYNIVSDISECKEIIDKIKSLQEMYIKFIYDGHPLKDDIIGIAIKLDDESNYYIDFIESDININIFLETFKEILENVNIKKIGHDIKHEILVLLRYGINLEGIEFDSMIGQYLIDPSQSSYDISILSKSYINQNISNEKDILGTGKNKKTFKDISLDERANFLVAQLIVTYKVKSSIENMIKDQNMEELFYDVELPLVSVLADMEYRGFTVDIEQLEDLGKNFNSKIEKLTDDIHDLAGEVFNINSPKQLGEILFNKLNLPVIKKTKTGFSTSAEVLEKLLNEHPIIEKILEYRQIVKLKSTYVDGLIAVMDRTTNKIHSSFNQTITTTGRISSTEPNLQNIPIKTEEGRQIRKVFIPKSSDYTLVDADYSQIELRVLAHISDDPKLKEAFFTEQDIHAKTASEVFGTPIEEVTSIMRSRAKAVNFGIVYGISDFGLSRDLNISRKEAKEYIDNYFSNYTKVKEYMDLIIKNGKKNGYVETILNRRRYLPELNSRNFNIRAFGERIAMNTPIQGSAADIIKVAMVSVYLELKRRKLKSKLILQVHDELIVETAIDEIDEVKKLLKELMEGAIKLNVPLKVDMESGDSWYDTK; this is encoded by the coding sequence GTGAATAATGAAAAGTTAATGATAATAGACGGAAATAGCTTATTACATAGAGCATTTTATGCATTACCACCATTAAAGACACAAGATGATATTTATACAAATGGAGTATATGGATTTTTAACTATGTTATATAGAGTACTAGACGAATATAATCCAGACTATATAAGTGTAGTGTTTGATAGAAAAAGTCCTACATTTAGACATATTGAATTTAAAGACTACAAAGCTGGAAGGGCTAAGACACCTAGTGAACTATCTATGCAGTTTCCATTGCTTAAAGAAATATTAGATAGTATGAATATAAATAGAATAGAACTTGATGGGTTTGAAGCTGACGATTTAGCTGGAACACTCTCTAAGATAGGCGAAGAAAATAACATGGAGGTTATATTAATATCTGGAGATAAAGATTATTTACAGTTAGCTAGTGATAGTACAAGAGTTCTTTTAACAAGAAAAGGCATAAGTGAATTAGAAATATATGATGAAAAAGCTGTAATAGATAGATATGAATTAACTCCTAAGCAGTTTATAGATCTAAAAGGACTTATGGGAGATAAATCAGATAATATTCCAGGGGTACCTGATGTAGGAGAAAAAACTGGTACTAAGCTTTTAAAAGAATATGGAACAATGGAAGGTATATATGACAATATCGATAATGTAAAAGGACCAAAATTAAGAGAAAAACTTATAACTTATAGAAATCAGGCTTTTATGAGTAGAAAACTATCAGAAATTATTAGAAATATTCCAATAGAAGTTAAGTTAGAGGAAATGAAACGAAGAGAACCAGATTCAGAAAAACTATATGAGCTTTATAAAAAATTAGAATTTAGAAGTTTAATAAATAAAATTAATACAGAGCATGTAAATATGGAATTATCTGAAGAATCTCTTGAAATTAACTATAATATAGTGAGTGATATAAGTGAATGTAAGGAAATAATAGATAAAATAAAGTCTTTACAAGAGATGTATATTAAGTTTATTTACGATGGTCATCCTCTTAAAGATGACATAATAGGCATAGCAATTAAATTAGATGACGAGAGTAACTACTATATAGATTTTATAGAGAGTGATATTAATATAAATATATTTTTAGAAACTTTTAAAGAAATTTTAGAAAACGTAAATATAAAAAAAATAGGTCATGATATTAAGCATGAAATACTAGTTCTATTAAGATATGGAATAAATTTAGAGGGGATCGAGTTTGATAGCATGATTGGTCAATACTTAATTGATCCATCCCAAAGTAGTTATGATATATCAATACTTTCTAAATCGTATATAAATCAAAATATCTCTAATGAAAAAGATATACTAGGTACCGGGAAAAACAAGAAAACATTTAAAGATATTTCATTAGATGAAAGAGCCAATTTTTTAGTAGCTCAATTGATAGTAACTTATAAAGTTAAAAGTAGTATTGAAAACATGATAAAAGATCAAAATATGGAAGAATTATTTTATGATGTAGAGCTTCCACTTGTAAGTGTACTGGCTGATATGGAGTATAGAGGTTTCACAGTTGACATAGAACAATTAGAGGATCTTGGAAAAAACTTCAACTCTAAGATAGAAAAATTGACTGATGACATACATGATTTAGCAGGAGAAGTATTTAATATAAACTCACCAAAGCAATTGGGAGAAATTCTGTTTAATAAGTTGAATTTACCAGTTATAAAAAAGACTAAAACAGGTTTTTCAACTAGTGCAGAAGTTTTAGAAAAACTATTGAATGAGCACCCAATTATTGAAAAAATATTAGAATATAGACAAATAGTTAAGTTAAAGTCAACTTATGTAGATGGACTTATAGCAGTAATGGACAGAACTACAAATAAAATACATTCAAGTTTTAATCAGACTATTACAACTACTGGAAGAATAAGTAGTACAGAGCCTAATTTGCAAAATATTCCTATAAAAACTGAAGAAGGAAGGCAAATAAGGAAAGTATTTATACCTAAAAGTTCAGATTATACTTTAGTCGATGCAGATTATTCTCAAATAGAGCTTAGAGTTTTGGCACATATATCTGATGATCCTAAACTAAAAGAAGCTTTTTTTACAGAGCAAGATATTCACGCTAAAACAGCATCAGAAGTATTTGGAACTCCGATAGAGGAAGTAACGAGTATTATGAGAAGTAGAGCAAAAGCTGTGAATTTTGGAATAGTATATGGAATAAGTGATTTTGGATTATCTAGAGATTTAAATATAAGTAGAAAAGAAGCTAAAGAATATATAGATAATTATTTTAGTAATTATACTAAAGTAAAAGAATACATGGATTTAATTATAAAAAATGGAAAGAAAAATGGATATGTAGAAACTATATTAAATAGAAGAAGATATTTACCAGAGCTTAATTCTAGAAACTTTAACATTAGAGCTTTTGGAGAAAGAATAGCGATGAATACACCAATACAAGGTAGTGCAGCTGATATAATAAAAGTAGCTATGGTAAGTGTTTATTTAGAACTTAAAAGAAGAAAATTAAAATCAAAGTTAATACTTCAAGTCCATGATGAGCTTATAGTGGAAACTGCTATAGATGAAATTGACGAAGTGAAGAAGTTGCTTAAAGAGCTTATGGAAGGGGCTATTAAGCTAAATGTGCCTTTAAAAGTAGACATGGAATCAGGAGATAGTTGGTATGATACAAAGTAA
- a CDS encoding lytic transglycosylase domain-containing protein — MKIITVRFKTILVLLLLGILFLGIISNKNKILKIIYPLKYEEYIIKYSKKYDLDPWLVAAMIKVESKFDNEAKSRKDARGLMQIIPKTGQWASEQIELENYSDELLYNPEVNIRIGCWYLNKLRSQFEYNMNLVIASYNAGSGNVSKWLKDNRYSDDGVNLKNIPFKETRLYVEKVLKHYENYKKIYGDNYFDIK, encoded by the coding sequence TTGAAAATTATAACGGTTAGATTTAAAACTATTTTAGTACTACTTTTATTGGGAATATTGTTTTTAGGGATAATTAGTAATAAAAATAAAATATTAAAAATTATATATCCATTAAAGTATGAAGAATATATAATTAAGTATTCAAAGAAATATGACTTAGATCCATGGCTTGTGGCAGCTATGATTAAAGTAGAAAGTAAATTTGATAATGAAGCTAAGTCAAGAAAAGATGCTAGAGGTCTTATGCAGATAATACCCAAAACAGGACAATGGGCATCTGAACAAATAGAGTTAGAAAACTACAGTGATGAATTATTATATAATCCAGAAGTAAACATTAGAATTGGATGTTGGTACTTGAATAAATTAAGAAGTCAATTTGAATATAATATGAATTTAGTTATAGCTTCATATAATGCCGGAAGCGGAAATGTATCTAAATGGCTTAAGGATAATAGATATAGTGATGATGGGGTAAACTTAAAGAACATACCTTTTAAAGAAACAAGATTGTATGTTGAAAAAGTTCTTAAGCATTATGAAAACTATAAAAAAATCTATGGAGATAATTATTTCGATATAAAATAA
- a CDS encoding response regulator: MELNIKNSITVLIVDDHSLMREGLKQIIELEEDIEVIEQASNGEEAIQKAINNKPDVILMDINMPDMNGIEALRRLKDIGVSSKVIMLTIHDDKEYLYETIKIGASGYVLKDADSDSLIKAIRDVYIGKTYIQPNVSALLVKEINSQDDKAIEREQIDSLTRREYEVLTLIAEGLNNKEIAGRLFISEKTVKNHVSNIFKKINVTDRVQAAIFTYKNKMKKIQ, translated from the coding sequence ATGGAGCTTAATATAAAAAACAGCATTACTGTTTTGATAGTAGACGATCACTCTCTTATGAGAGAAGGACTTAAACAAATTATAGAGTTGGAAGAAGATATTGAGGTTATAGAACAGGCTTCAAATGGCGAAGAAGCAATTCAAAAAGCTATTAATAACAAACCGGATGTAATTCTTATGGATATAAATATGCCAGATATGAATGGTATAGAAGCTCTTAGAAGACTAAAAGACATAGGAGTGTCTTCTAAAGTTATAATGCTTACAATACATGACGATAAAGAATATTTATATGAGACAATAAAAATAGGTGCTAGCGGATATGTTCTAAAAGATGCAGATTCCGATAGCTTAATTAAGGCTATAAGAGACGTCTACATTGGAAAAACATATATTCAACCTAATGTTTCTGCATTACTTGTAAAGGAAATTAATTCTCAGGATGATAAAGCTATAGAAAGAGAGCAGATAGATTCTCTTACAAGGAGAGAATATGAAGTATTAACACTAATAGCAGAGGGATTAAATAATAAAGAGATAGCTGGTAGATTATTTATTAGTGAAAAAACTGTAAAGAATCATGTATCTAACATATTTAAAAAGATTAATGTAACAGATAGAGTTCAAGCAGCAATTTTTACTTATAAAAATAAGATGAAAAAGATACAATAG
- a CDS encoding selenium metabolism-associated LysR family transcriptional regulator, with protein MDFRQLETFIQVVKLKSFSRAAQKLYLTQPTVTSHIQNLENELGTLLLNRSGKTVTPTGAGNLLYKYALNIVNMRNMAQFDLGVYKGKIQGHLEISTSSIPRHYVLPFLLKEFTSKYPDVTFAITDGDSKKVAENIIEGDTDFGIIGAKFQSPHLEYIELIEDTLYVVAPNNSKYPWNEYEELDIDFILNEKLILREKGSGTRHLFENQLKENDIDFDSLKVVSYIEDTEAIKKFVELGIGISFLSERAIKRELEMGLLKPFSIKGFDLKRKFYFVYHKKRQLSPLSQTFKDFVIEYTSNEDSPFK; from the coding sequence TTGGATTTCAGACAATTAGAAACCTTTATTCAGGTAGTAAAGTTAAAGAGCTTCTCAAGAGCGGCACAAAAGTTGTATCTAACTCAACCTACTGTAACTAGCCATATACAAAACTTAGAAAATGAATTGGGAACGCTTCTACTAAATAGGTCAGGTAAAACTGTGACTCCAACAGGAGCTGGAAATCTTTTATATAAATATGCTTTGAATATAGTTAATATGAGGAATATGGCTCAATTTGATTTAGGTGTATATAAAGGAAAAATACAAGGACATTTAGAAATAAGTACTAGTTCCATCCCTCGTCACTATGTATTACCATTTTTATTAAAAGAATTTACAAGCAAGTATCCTGATGTTACTTTTGCTATAACAGATGGTGATTCAAAAAAAGTAGCTGAAAATATTATAGAAGGTGACACTGACTTTGGCATAATCGGTGCTAAGTTCCAATCTCCGCATCTCGAATATATCGAACTAATAGAAGACACTTTATATGTAGTTGCCCCTAATAATAGTAAATATCCTTGGAATGAATATGAAGAATTAGATATAGACTTTATTTTAAATGAAAAGCTTATATTAAGAGAGAAAGGTTCTGGTACTAGACATCTTTTCGAAAATCAACTTAAAGAAAATGATATTGACTTTGATTCTCTTAAAGTAGTTTCTTATATAGAAGATACTGAGGCAATAAAGAAATTTGTAGAATTAGGTATAGGAATAAGTTTTTTATCTGAAAGAGCAATTAAACGTGAACTTGAAATGGGTCTTTTAAAACCATTTTCAATTAAAGGATTCGATTTAAAAAGAAAGTTCTACTTTGTTTATCATAAAAAAAGACAGCTATCACCGTTAAGTCAAACTTTTAAAGATTTCGTTATTGAATACACATCTAATGAAGATTCTCCATTTAAATAA
- a CDS encoding chemotaxis protein CheW: MGERQYVVFKLGKEEYGIDIMNVREIGPYQESVKVPNSPSFVEGIINYRGNVIPIVCLKKRFSIEDSEIDTNTRIIIINLNDKQVGFIVDEASQTVKLDDNDIDPTPNIITGVDMKYITGVGKLNDRLIILIDLEKILTDNEKEEIELMNV; this comes from the coding sequence TTGGGAGAAAGACAATATGTTGTATTTAAACTAGGGAAAGAAGAATATGGTATAGATATTATGAATGTTAGAGAAATAGGTCCTTATCAAGAAAGTGTCAAAGTACCTAATTCTCCAAGCTTTGTAGAAGGAATAATTAACTACAGGGGAAATGTTATACCTATAGTTTGTTTAAAGAAAAGGTTCAGTATAGAGGACAGTGAAATTGATACTAATACTAGAATCATAATTATAAATTTAAATGATAAACAAGTAGGGTTTATTGTAGATGAAGCATCTCAGACAGTAAAATTAGATGATAATGATATAGACCCTACGCCAAACATAATAACAGGAGTAGATATGAAATACATAACGGGTGTAGGAAAACTGAATGATCGCTTAATAATATTAATAGATTTAGAAAAAATATTGACTGATAATGAGAAAGAAGAAATAGAACTAATGAATGTTTAA
- a CDS encoding aminopeptidase, translating to MNKKLRGKELKEKLTHTWPNVWENTDDTQKDMIFGLGDEYKSFLDKSKTEREAVSEIIKIAEENGYISLETIINKNIKVVPGTKIYANNKGKSIALFVIGKESLEKGMHIVGSHVDAPRIDLKQFPLYEDSNLAFLKTHYYGGIKKYQWVTLPLALHGVVIKSNGEKEYIVIGEDEKDPVFFITDLLPHLAKDQMSKKLDEAIVGEGLNILIGSIPYNDDEISEKVKLNILNVLYEKYGIVEEDFTTAEFEIVPAGKARDVGIDRSMIGGYGQDDRVCVFTSLKAILETECPNKTAVGLFMDKEEVGSLGNTGMESKFFENVVSELINLTEENYSELIVKRSLANSKVLSADTVGAFDPNYPDVLDKRNSPFLGKGICLVKYTGVKGKSSSNDANSEYISYIRDIFNKNNVIWQMGELGKVDQGGGGTIAYILANYGMEVVDCGVALLSVHGPFEISSKADVYMAYEGYKAFYKS from the coding sequence ATGAATAAAAAGTTAAGAGGAAAAGAATTAAAAGAGAAGCTTACTCATACTTGGCCTAATGTATGGGAAAATACAGATGATACACAAAAGGATATGATATTTGGATTAGGTGATGAGTATAAAAGTTTTCTTGATAAGAGTAAAACTGAAAGGGAAGCAGTTAGTGAAATAATAAAAATTGCTGAAGAAAATGGATATATTTCTTTAGAAACAATAATTAATAAGAATATTAAAGTTGTACCAGGAACTAAAATATATGCTAATAATAAAGGAAAATCAATAGCATTATTTGTTATAGGAAAAGAAAGCCTAGAAAAAGGTATGCATATAGTTGGATCTCATGTTGATGCTCCTAGAATAGATTTAAAACAATTTCCTTTGTATGAAGATTCCAACTTAGCATTTTTAAAAACACATTATTATGGCGGTATAAAAAAATATCAATGGGTTACTCTTCCTTTAGCACTTCATGGAGTAGTAATTAAATCAAATGGAGAAAAAGAGTACATAGTTATTGGTGAGGATGAAAAGGATCCCGTATTTTTTATAACTGATTTATTACCTCATCTTGCGAAAGATCAAATGTCTAAAAAACTTGATGAAGCAATTGTAGGAGAAGGCTTAAATATATTAATAGGAAGTATACCATATAATGATGATGAAATAAGTGAAAAAGTTAAATTAAATATTTTAAATGTATTATATGAAAAATATGGAATAGTGGAAGAAGATTTTACGACAGCAGAATTTGAAATAGTACCTGCTGGTAAGGCTAGAGATGTTGGAATAGACAGAAGCATGATAGGCGGGTATGGACAAGATGATAGGGTATGTGTATTTACTTCATTAAAAGCAATATTAGAAACAGAATGTCCTAATAAAACAGCAGTTGGCTTATTTATGGATAAAGAAGAAGTAGGAAGTTTAGGAAATACAGGTATGGAGTCTAAATTTTTTGAAAATGTAGTTTCTGAGCTTATAAACTTAACTGAGGAAAATTATAGTGAATTAATTGTAAAAAGATCGCTAGCAAATTCAAAAGTTTTATCAGCTGATACAGTAGGAGCATTTGATCCAAATTATCCAGACGTACTAGATAAGAGAAATTCCCCGTTTTTAGGAAAAGGAATATGTCTAGTAAAATATACTGGAGTAAAAGGAAAGTCATCTAGCAATGATGCTAATTCTGAGTATATAAGCTATATAAGAGATATATTTAATAAAAATAACGTAATATGGCAAATGGGAGAACTAGGTAAAGTTGACCAAGGAGGAGGAGGTACAATAGCTTATATTCTAGCCAATTATGGAATGGAAGTTGTTGATTGCGGAGTAGCTCTTCTAAGTGTACATGGACCATTTGAAATATCAAGTAAAGCAGATGTATATATGGCTTATGAAGGATATAAGGCTTTTTATAAAAGTTAG
- a CDS encoding DUF896 domain-containing protein — protein MISKENIDRINYLSKKSKEEGLNDEEKLEQKTLREEYIKAFKENFRRQLDNIEFVD, from the coding sequence ATGATATCAAAAGAAAATATAGATAGAATAAATTATTTATCTAAAAAGTCTAAAGAAGAAGGATTGAATGATGAAGAAAAACTAGAACAAAAAACTCTTAGAGAAGAATATATAAAAGCTTTTAAAGAAAATTTTAGAAGACAATTAGATAATATAGAATTTGTTGACTAA
- a CDS encoding nicotinate phosphoribosyltransferase, with protein MNFIKSIKDVQEYDIKKEERLLHSAQHEDILSGVTTDIYFITTMNILEHMGIADKEVVVEIFARKSGVFVGIEEVKNILKDKNIEMWALEEGSEFEPKETLVRIKGPYKNFAIYESIILGCLASPSGWATASKEVKEACGEKGFICFGTRHVHPSVAPVMERAAKIGGAGSVSNILTAKLIGENPTGTLPHAAFLVAGDTLEVAKAYDEIMPNDYKRIVLVDTFKDEVEETLRLAKEMGERLYGIRLDTPSERGGVTPELVKEIRARLDLEGYNWVKIFVSGGLKPDKIKILSEAGVDSFGVGSYISGAPAIDMTMDIKEIEGKPVAKRGRIPGIISNQRLVKML; from the coding sequence GTGAACTTTATAAAAAGCATTAAAGATGTACAAGAATATGATATAAAAAAAGAAGAAAGATTACTACATTCAGCACAACATGAAGATATTTTATCAGGAGTAACTACAGATATATACTTCATTACTACTATGAATATCTTAGAACATATGGGAATAGCAGATAAAGAAGTAGTAGTAGAGATATTTGCTAGAAAGTCAGGAGTATTTGTAGGTATAGAAGAAGTCAAGAATATATTAAAAGATAAAAATATCGAAATGTGGGCTTTGGAAGAAGGAAGTGAATTTGAACCAAAGGAAACTTTAGTTAGAATAAAAGGACCTTATAAAAACTTTGCTATATATGAATCTATAATATTAGGATGTCTTGCTAGTCCAAGTGGATGGGCAACAGCTTCTAAAGAAGTAAAAGAGGCATGTGGAGAAAAAGGATTTATATGCTTTGGAACAAGACACGTCCATCCTTCAGTAGCTCCAGTTATGGAAAGAGCAGCAAAAATAGGGGGAGCAGGTTCTGTAAGTAACATATTAACAGCTAAGCTAATCGGAGAAAATCCTACAGGAACTTTACCTCATGCAGCTTTTTTAGTTGCTGGAGATACTCTAGAAGTTGCTAAGGCATATGATGAGATAATGCCAAATGATTATAAAAGAATCGTTTTAGTTGATACTTTTAAAGATGAGGTTGAAGAAACGTTACGACTTGCTAAGGAAATGGGAGAAAGACTATATGGAATAAGATTAGATACTCCTAGTGAAAGAGGAGGGGTTACTCCAGAGCTAGTAAAAGAAATTAGAGCAAGATTGGATCTTGAAGGATATAATTGGGTTAAGATATTTGTTTCGGGTGGATTAAAGCCAGATAAAATAAAAATTTTATCTGAGGCAGGTGTAGATTCATTTGGAGTAGGAAGTTACATATCAGGAGCTCCTGCT
- a CDS encoding sensor histidine kinase, which produces MEINKISEIIEKTINVIDQSRNEIFNMVEDAKKENDRLQKELESIQLKLALIIDAVDNLEIEEKRTRTRLMLVSKNFNVHSEEDIRLVYEEANNLRLKLILKKQEEQNLIDKRTEVELSLRRTLENIRKAEKAVTKVGVAMQYLRGNFDELSETIEDMSSRQYLGVKIIQAQEEERQRVAREIHDGPAQTMANVMLKAELCEKLLSLDINKSREELQKLKFIVKNSLRDIRKIIYDLRPMSLDDLGLIPTIQRFIDNFTEENDIKVEFIVLGDMENINSIVELACFRIVQECLNNIRKHSKAKNVFLKIDKVMNRINIFIKDHGVGFEVDNINKIKDAKNGGFGILGIRERTELLDGSFDITSSLGNGTEINVTIPLTGKDDSNGA; this is translated from the coding sequence ATGGAGATAAATAAGATAAGTGAAATTATAGAGAAAACGATTAACGTGATAGATCAAAGTAGAAATGAAATATTTAATATGGTAGAAGACGCTAAAAAAGAAAATGATAGGTTGCAAAAAGAACTAGAAAGTATACAACTAAAATTAGCACTGATAATAGATGCAGTTGATAATTTAGAAATAGAAGAAAAAAGAACAAGAACTAGATTAATGTTAGTAAGCAAAAACTTTAATGTACATTCTGAAGAAGATATACGATTAGTATATGAGGAAGCAAATAATTTAAGATTGAAACTAATATTAAAAAAGCAAGAGGAACAAAATCTTATAGATAAAAGAACAGAAGTTGAGCTAAGTCTTAGAAGAACACTTGAAAATATAAGAAAAGCAGAAAAAGCGGTAACAAAGGTTGGCGTAGCAATGCAATACCTAAGAGGGAATTTTGATGAATTATCAGAGACAATAGAAGATATGAGTAGTAGACAATACCTTGGAGTTAAGATTATACAAGCTCAAGAAGAAGAAAGACAAAGAGTTGCCAGAGAGATACATGATGGTCCAGCTCAGACTATGGCAAACGTTATGCTAAAGGCGGAACTATGTGAAAAACTACTATCATTAGATATAAATAAATCTAGAGAAGAATTACAAAAGTTAAAATTTATAGTAAAGAATAGTTTAAGAGATATTAGAAAAATAATATATGATCTACGACCGATGTCCTTAGATGATTTGGGGCTTATTCCCACAATTCAGAGGTTTATTGATAACTTTACAGAAGAAAACGATATTAAGGTAGAATTTATAGTGCTTGGTGATATGGAGAACATTAATTCTATAGTAGAATTAGCTTGTTTTAGAATCGTTCAAGAATGTCTTAACAATATTAGAAAACATTCTAAAGCCAAAAATGTATTTTTAAAAATAGATAAAGTAATGAACAGAATAAATATATTTATTAAAGATCATGGAGTTGGATTTGAAGTCGATAATATAAATAAGATAAAAGATGCAAAAAATGGTGGTTTTGGAATTTTAGGTATAAGAGAAAGGACAGAATTACTTGATGGCAGCTTTGATATTACGTCTAGTCTAGGAAACGGCACAGAGATAAATGTTACAATACCTCTGACAGGAAAGGATGATAGCAATGGAGCTTAA